The nucleotide window AGTCGAGGTAAACGTTGGGTCCCTCCAGCACCCGGAATAATTCCGAGACTCGTTTCAGTTAAGCCGAGTAGAATGTTTTCCGAAGCGATGCGGAAATCACAAGCAAGTGCAAGTTCTAATCCACCACCAAAAGCATAGCCATTCAGTACACAAATCGTTGGTTGTGGTAATTGTTCAATTAATGTAAAGACTTCACCAAAACGATTTAAATTCCGCTTTACAAGTGTATCAGGTAACGTCTTTCGTTCCTTTAAATCTGCACCAACAGAAAAAGCTTTGTCACCCGCACCTGTAATGATGACGAGACGAATATTAGGGTGAATTTGAATTGATTCAATTACTTTACGTAGTTGTTCTAACATTTCAAAATTAAATGCATTTAGCATTTCGGGACGATCTAACGTCACCTTGGCGATATAATCTTTTTGCTCATACTTCACATAATTCACTTGATTACCTCCTCTATATTGTTCTTAAATAATATAGTACAATGTAAGTAATGGTATTTACAATAATAGGTATATTTAGAAAGCATATATTACTAGATAATAGAATTAAAAAAGAATTGAGGAGACGACCGTGGAAATTTTTATCGGAAGACAGCCGATATTTAATATACGAGAAGAAGTTGTTGCATATGAGTTACTCTATAGAAACAGTGATGCAAACGTATTTCCGCAAATTGATTCAGATAAAGCGACGTTACATATATTAATTAACTCTTTTTTATCGATCGGGATTAATGAAGTAGCAAATGGCCATCCAGCCTTTGTTAATTTCACTGAAAATTTAGTAATGGGAGACTCATTGGATTTTTTAGATCCGAAAAAAGTCGTTGTAGAGCTACTAGAAAATATTCCGATTACTCTAGAGCTAATTGAACGGTTAAAAGAGTTGAAGGAGTATGGCTTTAAAATAGCATTAGATGACTTCATTATGACTGATGACGTTACACTATATCCTGAACTATTTACATACATAGATTATATAAAAATTGACTTTATAGCTACATCGCCGATCGTACGGATGGAAATAGAACAAAAAATAAAATCCCAATTTCCATCAATTAAATTATTAGCAGAAAAGGTAGAAACACGTGAAGAATTTGAGATAGCAAAGGAAAGCGGATATTCGTTATTCCAAGGATACTTTTTTGAACAACCAGAAATTATAAAATCAACGGATATTCCGCCAAATATCGTTCAGTACTTCCAAATTATCGCATTACTTCGTGATGATGAGGCAAACATAGATATAATAGCAGAAAATATAGAGCGTGAAATCTCGTTAACATACAAGCTACTTCAGCTAATTAATAATTCAGCAAGACGAACAAAATCAAAGGTGCGGTCAATAAAGCAAGCTATATTGTTATTAGGATTGGAAGAGCTTCGGAAATGGATTTATCTTTTAGCAATGCGTGAAACAGATATGCAGCATAATAATGATGTATTTAAAGAGCTCATGTATTTTACTTTATTCAGAGCGAAAGTATGTGAAAAAATTGCTCGTCTAAACTACCAAACGAATTATTCAGAGTATTTTTTAGTTGGAATGTTTTCATTAATCGATTCCCTTTTAAAACGTCCATTGAATTTGATTCTTAGTCAATTGCCATTATCAGAAGATATTCTGGAAACGATTGGCGGTGTCAAAACAAATATGACGCCTTATTTACAATTTAGTATTGCGCTAAGTAAATTAGATTGGAAGCAATTAAAGCCGCTTGCTATACAGTTAAACGTTTCTGAAGAAGAGCTGTTGACCATTTATGAAGAAGTAAATGCGTGGGTTGAAGATGCACTTTTAGCAAAATAAAATCTATGAAAAGTTGTTTTGTAAGCAAAAGCTTGTAGAACAACTTTTTCTTTTGCATCCTTCATCTTAATGAAGTTCTCATTTTAAAGCGTATTTGCTATAATTCAATGGAATTTTCTAAAAAAAGCGAGGATGTTTATGAAAGAATTAA belongs to Solibacillus sp. FSL R7-0682 and includes:
- a CDS encoding EAL and HDOD domain-containing protein — translated: MEIFIGRQPIFNIREEVVAYELLYRNSDANVFPQIDSDKATLHILINSFLSIGINEVANGHPAFVNFTENLVMGDSLDFLDPKKVVVELLENIPITLELIERLKELKEYGFKIALDDFIMTDDVTLYPELFTYIDYIKIDFIATSPIVRMEIEQKIKSQFPSIKLLAEKVETREEFEIAKESGYSLFQGYFFEQPEIIKSTDIPPNIVQYFQIIALLRDDEANIDIIAENIEREISLTYKLLQLINNSARRTKSKVRSIKQAILLLGLEELRKWIYLLAMRETDMQHNNDVFKELMYFTLFRAKVCEKIARLNYQTNYSEYFLVGMFSLIDSLLKRPLNLILSQLPLSEDILETIGGVKTNMTPYLQFSIALSKLDWKQLKPLAIQLNVSEEELLTIYEEVNAWVEDALLAK
- a CDS encoding enoyl-CoA hydratase-related protein, whose translation is MNYVKYEQKDYIAKVTLDRPEMLNAFNFEMLEQLRKVIESIQIHPNIRLVIITGAGDKAFSVGADLKERKTLPDTLVKRNLNRFGEVFTLIEQLPQPTICVLNGYAFGGGLELALACDFRIASENILLGLTETSLGIIPGAGGTQRLPRLIGEAKALELILTAKRLNAHEALQYGVLTKIAQHEALHEVAEQFAATILQNAPIAIQQAKFAVKQGIKTDIQTGLQIERKAYELTIPTEDRIEALNAFSEKRPPQFKGK